The Litchfieldia alkalitelluris genome has a window encoding:
- a CDS encoding N-acetylmuramoyl-L-alanine amidase family protein, whose amino-acid sequence MKKIVQLTIVLFLSLVVMGNETMAEKMVVIDAGHGGKFSGTCGYSGRITGYCEKDANLEVSLKLKEVLESKGISVFLTRSTDMEFADFLRDEEGNTEGGDFSKRMELANNYVGENHANAVFISIHHNANPTNPFIRGIETYYYDGLNHFKPEYPHDPLQMTYLQDNKRLAEEIQMNLVENLKQPNRKVHNDQSFYVIRNAKMPAVLVELGFMINRHEEKLIKTSDYQQTAANSIADAVEQYFKVYEVYSSTHEKLGAFSKESQALKFAEEVKSATTVINKYNQKVVFESNAKATSQVKLP is encoded by the coding sequence TTGAAAAAGATTGTTCAACTAACTATAGTACTTTTTCTCTCGTTAGTTGTTATGGGAAACGAAACGATGGCGGAAAAAATGGTTGTTATTGATGCGGGACATGGTGGGAAGTTTTCAGGTACTTGTGGATATTCCGGAAGAATCACTGGATATTGTGAAAAAGATGCGAATTTGGAGGTATCCTTGAAGCTAAAAGAAGTTCTTGAATCAAAAGGGATATCAGTATTTTTAACGCGTTCAACTGATATGGAATTTGCTGATTTCTTGCGGGATGAGGAAGGTAATACTGAAGGTGGAGATTTTTCAAAGCGTATGGAATTGGCAAACAATTATGTTGGAGAAAATCATGCTAACGCGGTGTTTATCTCTATCCATCATAATGCCAATCCTACAAATCCATTTATCCGTGGAATTGAAACATACTACTATGATGGCTTGAACCACTTTAAACCAGAATATCCTCATGATCCATTACAGATGACATATTTACAGGATAATAAAAGGCTTGCAGAAGAGATACAAATGAATCTTGTTGAAAATCTTAAACAGCCCAATCGAAAAGTACATAATGATCAAAGCTTTTATGTTATCCGAAATGCTAAAATGCCAGCGGTTTTAGTAGAACTAGGATTTATGATAAACAGACATGAAGAGAAGCTAATAAAAACATCTGACTACCAACAAACAGCTGCTAATTCGATCGCAGATGCAGTTGAGCAATATTTCAAAGTATATGAGGTGTATAGTTCGACCCATGAAAAGCTTGGGGCGTTTTCAAAAGAGTCCCAGGCCCTAAAGTTCGCTGAGGAAGTAAAATCTGCAACAACTGTCATTAATAAATACAACCAAAAAGTAGTCTTTGAAAGCAATGCCAAAGCTACCTCACAAGTTAAACTGCCGTAA
- a CDS encoding bifunctional diguanylate cyclase/phosphohydrolase produces MHKIDKRPETIYLIGVSLSGILLHLFLNPFHTPELSEWVLIFSLVGAVLLLNHYTIPLPPTGNSLSMDSTVYLACIFLFGLQLTLGILILHSIIFGCFQRKIAWWKHVFNFSIYSFMIITAYYLFILTGGTIGVINTTSLLPYILSLTGYFFINVFLIGGYFLLLYKNNFLSVLKGLTKETFATYLSTLILSLILSILMNTQNIFGLFLFIVIALLLSWEFNQHFSLFQAMTEKAQKDFLTGLNNHGYFKEILSLKIKESKETDSNLVIGLLDLDDFKKYNDLYGHINGDNLLKFFGSLLQTECSKENFIASRYGGEEFTIIMPNTTIDEGFRFLNTLRKKVNDSYFSGVENLPYGCLSFSAGIVPYSSEIYGSSELLSKADQAMYQAKTQGKNIVQVFDDQTEYMIQNNSLSIDVALEEADQQLKIFLSKDIYTYRHSKRVYKYALDFSNHLDLSEKDKKTLILGALIHDIGKLEIPRDILNKKEKLTQDEWEMVKKHVTFGKEIISTNKKLDLLIPLVELHHERYDGRGYPHGLKGDNIPKLARILCIIDSFDAMTTERPYQKTKSFCEGLQELRRCSGEQFDPEFVEPFINFIETNYSEKFIKKEPATNKDE; encoded by the coding sequence ATGCACAAAATTGATAAACGCCCTGAAACCATATATCTTATAGGAGTTTCTTTATCTGGGATTCTCCTTCATTTATTTTTAAATCCTTTCCATACACCCGAGTTAAGCGAATGGGTATTAATATTTTCATTAGTAGGAGCTGTTCTCCTATTAAACCACTATACAATTCCCCTACCACCAACAGGGAATTCACTATCAATGGATTCAACGGTTTATCTTGCCTGTATTTTCCTTTTTGGTTTACAGCTTACATTAGGAATTTTAATCTTACATTCTATTATTTTCGGTTGTTTTCAAAGGAAAATTGCTTGGTGGAAACATGTCTTTAATTTCTCTATTTATTCATTTATGATAATAACCGCCTACTACCTCTTTATTTTAACTGGAGGAACTATTGGCGTTATTAATACTACATCTTTACTTCCATATATTTTATCATTAACTGGCTATTTTTTTATAAATGTTTTTTTAATTGGAGGTTACTTCCTGCTTTTGTATAAGAACAATTTTTTATCAGTCTTAAAAGGACTTACAAAAGAGACATTTGCAACCTATTTAAGCACACTTATACTATCGTTAATTTTAAGTATCTTAATGAATACACAAAATATATTTGGACTATTTCTCTTTATAGTCATTGCTTTATTATTATCCTGGGAATTTAATCAACATTTCTCTCTGTTTCAGGCTATGACTGAGAAAGCCCAAAAAGACTTTTTAACAGGTCTAAATAATCATGGATATTTTAAAGAAATATTATCCTTAAAAATTAAAGAATCAAAGGAAACAGATTCCAATTTAGTAATTGGCCTCTTAGACCTAGATGATTTTAAGAAATATAATGACCTTTATGGACATATTAACGGTGATAACCTTCTTAAATTTTTTGGTTCATTATTACAAACAGAGTGTTCAAAAGAAAATTTCATTGCATCTAGATATGGTGGAGAAGAATTTACAATTATTATGCCTAATACCACTATAGACGAAGGCTTTAGATTTCTTAACACGTTAAGAAAAAAAGTAAACGATTCATATTTTAGTGGTGTGGAAAATCTCCCTTATGGTTGTTTATCATTCTCTGCAGGAATTGTTCCTTATTCTAGTGAAATTTACGGTTCTTCTGAATTGTTAAGCAAAGCAGATCAAGCAATGTACCAAGCTAAGACACAAGGTAAAAATATTGTCCAAGTATTTGATGATCAAACCGAATACATGATTCAAAACAATTCACTTTCCATTGACGTAGCCCTAGAAGAAGCGGATCAACAACTTAAGATTTTTCTATCTAAGGATATTTATACATATCGACACAGTAAACGAGTGTATAAATACGCCTTAGATTTCAGCAATCATTTGGACTTGTCTGAAAAGGATAAAAAAACACTGATTTTAGGTGCTTTAATACATGATATCGGAAAATTAGAAATACCAAGAGATATCCTTAATAAAAAGGAGAAACTCACACAAGATGAATGGGAAATGGTAAAAAAGCATGTTACATTTGGTAAAGAAATAATCTCTACTAATAAGAAATTAGATTTACTTATTCCACTAGTTGAGCTTCATCATGAAAGATATGATGGAAGAGGTTATCCACACGGTTTAAAAGGTGATAACATCCCAAAACTCGCTAGAATTTTATGCATCATTGATTCATTTGATGCCATGACAACTGAACGTCCATACCAAAAAACAAAATCATTCTGTGAAGGCTTACAGGAACTACGTCGATGCTCCGGTGAACAATTCGACCCTGAATTTGTTGAGCCCTTTATTAATTTTATTGAAACGAATTATTCTGAAAAATTTATAAAAAAAGAACCAGCTACCAATAAAGACGAATGA
- the tagU gene encoding polyisoprenyl-teichoic acid--peptidoglycan teichoic acid transferase TagU, protein MEGRCPLRKWSKKRKVLTITLSIFSLFVLGIGIYAYSIYSSVEKTIEKIHEPINRTVSEKRTKEVEFKEQDPISVLILGVDERQNDRGRSDTIIVMTINPTTQSMQMVSIPRDTRTEMIGRGFDDKINHAYAFGGVEMAMDTVENFLDIPIDYFVKVNMEGFKDIVDAVGGVTVNNPFAFDYSGYSFNEGSVQLDGEKALAYSRMRYEDPRGDFGRQDRQKQIIQAVIDEGATISSITKLDDMLNIVGQNVKTNLTLSEMVDIQANYKDARHSLEKLQLTGSGQKINGIYYLIVPEETRLSLSTKLKEHLNMDSTVTKK, encoded by the coding sequence ATGGAAGGAAGATGTCCCTTGAGGAAATGGAGTAAAAAGAGGAAAGTGTTAACAATAACACTTAGTATATTCAGTTTATTTGTTTTAGGAATTGGAATTTATGCATATTCAATTTATAGTTCGGTTGAAAAAACGATTGAAAAGATACATGAACCAATCAATCGAACAGTATCTGAAAAACGTACAAAAGAAGTTGAATTTAAAGAGCAAGATCCTATATCAGTCTTAATTTTAGGTGTGGATGAACGCCAAAATGATCGCGGTCGCTCTGATACAATTATCGTGATGACAATCAACCCTACTACGCAATCAATGCAGATGGTTAGTATTCCACGTGATACTCGCACAGAAATGATAGGTCGTGGCTTTGATGATAAAATCAATCATGCTTATGCATTCGGTGGAGTAGAAATGGCAATGGATACAGTAGAAAACTTTCTGGACATTCCAATCGATTATTTTGTTAAAGTTAATATGGAAGGATTCAAAGATATTGTCGATGCAGTGGGCGGAGTGACAGTAAATAATCCTTTCGCATTTGATTACAGTGGATACAGCTTTAATGAAGGCTCCGTTCAACTTGACGGAGAAAAAGCACTTGCATATTCTCGAATGAGATATGAGGACCCGCGTGGAGATTTCGGCCGACAAGATCGACAAAAACAGATCATCCAAGCTGTTATCGATGAAGGAGCAACGATTTCTTCGATCACAAAATTAGACGATATGCTCAACATCGTCGGACAAAATGTAAAAACGAACCTTACGTTATCTGAAATGGTCGACATTCAAGCCAATTACAAAGACGCTCGCCACAGTTTAGAAAAGCTACAACTAACAGGTAGTGGCCAAAAAATAAACGGTATTTATTATTTGATTGTTCCAGAGGAAACTAGATTAAGCTTATCTACTAAACTTAAGGAACATCTTAATATGGATTCTACAGTCACTAAAAAGTAA
- a CDS encoding asparaginase, whose translation MSSVNLVNVLRGNHIESSHRGHVAVVDADGRLLYYAGNPEKVVYARSSMKPIQTIPVVETGAADRYEFKDDDLSLCCASHNGESFHTDRVLDILARTGLEIDALQCGTHPPRWEETYKKLILAGEQVTPLYNNCSGKHSGMLATAKHMGEDIDSYYLLDHPVQQRILDAVSEMCNYPREQIEIGIDGCGVPVHGLPLKNIALGFAKMANTSQLSASRAETSKRIITAMMNAPEMVGGTERFCSDFMKVGNGRFFGKVGAEAVYCVGDLKTGLGIAVKIEDGNARAVYPAIVHVLAELDLLSEEQQEGLASYYRPSLENARKEKIGELVPDFKLISIN comes from the coding sequence ATGAGTTCTGTAAATCTAGTTAACGTTCTTAGAGGAAACCATATTGAAAGTTCACATCGTGGACATGTTGCAGTTGTAGATGCAGATGGTAGGCTCTTGTATTATGCAGGAAATCCAGAAAAGGTTGTGTATGCACGTTCGTCAATGAAGCCGATTCAAACGATTCCTGTTGTCGAGACAGGGGCTGCTGATCGCTACGAATTCAAGGATGATGACCTTTCTTTATGCTGTGCATCTCATAATGGAGAAAGCTTCCATACTGATAGAGTGCTAGATATTTTAGCAAGAACTGGTTTGGAAATAGATGCTCTACAATGTGGTACCCATCCACCAAGGTGGGAAGAAACATATAAAAAGCTTATTTTAGCAGGTGAGCAAGTAACTCCTTTATATAATAATTGTTCTGGTAAGCATTCGGGAATGCTAGCAACGGCAAAGCATATGGGAGAGGACATAGATTCTTATTATCTGTTAGACCACCCTGTCCAACAGCGTATTTTAGATGCGGTTAGTGAAATGTGTAATTATCCTAGAGAGCAGATTGAGATTGGTATTGATGGTTGTGGAGTACCGGTTCATGGATTACCATTAAAAAATATTGCTTTAGGTTTTGCGAAAATGGCAAATACCAGTCAACTTAGTGCTTCACGAGCTGAGACATCAAAAAGAATCATCACCGCAATGATGAATGCACCTGAAATGGTAGGTGGAACTGAGCGTTTTTGTAGTGATTTTATGAAGGTAGGTAATGGCAGGTTCTTTGGAAAGGTTGGGGCAGAGGCTGTTTATTGTGTCGGAGATCTTAAGACTGGATTAGGGATCGCAGTTAAGATTGAGGATGGCAATGCACGAGCGGTTTATCCTGCAATTGTACATGTTTTAGCTGAACTTGATTTATTATCGGAGGAGCAGCAGGAGGGATTAGCTAGTTATTATCGGCCTTCGTTAGAGAATGCGCGGAAAGAAAAAATAGGGGAGTTGGTTCCGGATTTTAAGCTTATTAGTATTAACTAG
- a CDS encoding HD-GYP domain-containing protein — protein sequence MVALRYGNRSFVKNSIILIVSSTLIIIVFWVMLYLFIFPSIKDTADTSLKTQLELVKQHSLEEMKGPIDELKSLSSGSSLINSSPELVSHMVRKGFDSFSHFEQIGFIDHNLNPSYNVTIGSVNINHQKPILQMEDTVYEDQIFLSSFEYGINTAVSYLSIYIPVLDENKRYHYLRGTLEVSDSFFSPQYINQRLGNTGKVFLVDREGQIYPGNQVTSFSSELQDEIRKHVRSRFNPQKDGLDKVHTIKLANNNEQVLALKTLYNQLTIGIVYDQSEIYKAKLQLKNGFIIVSILLELIVIIVGVSVHRKLSKPTSLLIAQADKIANGDLDAPLPTTRDEDTSAIIHALQRVLNERERLFIQTIEAISSTLEKRDSYTAGHSKRVTDIALKIADELNLSDKEKRTLQLGAALHDIGKVGVPDSILLKTGRLTKEEYDEIKLHPVYGDDIIANIKSLKHVRPIVRSHHERWDGKGYPDGLAEGNIDLLARITCVADAFDAMISDRPYRTGMDNNLAIAVITEEAGKQFDPVIVEAFVRMAKKEYITPDIIKKSS from the coding sequence ATGGTCGCTTTAAGATATGGAAATAGATCTTTTGTGAAAAATAGCATCATCCTCATTGTATCTTCAACCTTAATCATCATCGTATTTTGGGTCATGTTGTATCTCTTCATTTTTCCTTCAATTAAAGATACCGCCGATACTTCTTTAAAGACACAATTAGAGCTTGTGAAGCAGCATTCTTTGGAAGAAATGAAAGGCCCGATTGATGAGTTAAAAAGCCTATCAAGTGGTTCTTCTTTAATAAACTCATCGCCTGAGTTGGTTTCCCACATGGTAAGAAAGGGCTTTGATAGTTTTAGTCATTTTGAACAGATCGGCTTCATAGACCATAATTTAAATCCAAGCTATAATGTAACAATTGGATCGGTAAATATAAATCATCAAAAACCAATACTACAAATGGAAGATACTGTTTATGAGGATCAAATATTTCTATCGTCCTTTGAATATGGTATAAACACCGCAGTTTCATATTTATCAATATACATACCCGTTTTGGATGAGAATAAGAGATATCATTACCTAAGAGGAACTTTAGAGGTTTCGGACTCCTTCTTTAGCCCACAATATATTAATCAAAGGCTCGGCAACACCGGAAAGGTTTTTTTGGTTGACCGTGAAGGTCAGATCTACCCAGGTAACCAAGTAACGAGTTTTAGTTCTGAATTGCAAGATGAGATACGGAAGCATGTAAGAAGTCGTTTCAATCCTCAAAAAGATGGATTGGATAAAGTACATACCATTAAATTAGCAAATAACAATGAACAGGTCCTAGCTTTAAAGACGCTTTATAACCAATTAACGATAGGGATTGTCTATGATCAGTCTGAGATATACAAAGCAAAGCTTCAATTGAAAAATGGCTTTATTATTGTATCAATTTTACTAGAATTAATAGTTATTATTGTTGGTGTTAGTGTACATAGAAAGCTATCAAAGCCTACATCATTGTTAATTGCGCAAGCTGACAAAATCGCTAATGGGGATTTAGATGCACCACTTCCCACCACAAGGGATGAGGATACTTCTGCAATCATCCATGCGTTACAGAGAGTACTAAATGAACGTGAACGATTATTTATCCAAACAATTGAAGCGATCAGCTCGACTCTTGAAAAAAGGGATTCCTATACAGCAGGACATTCAAAGCGTGTAACAGATATTGCATTAAAAATAGCTGATGAGTTAAATCTGAGTGACAAAGAGAAAAGGACTTTACAGCTTGGGGCAGCGTTACATGATATAGGTAAAGTTGGCGTACCAGATTCAATTCTTTTAAAGACAGGGAGACTCACAAAAGAGGAATATGATGAAATTAAGCTTCATCCTGTTTATGGCGATGATATTATTGCGAATATCAAAAGTTTGAAGCATGTTCGTCCAATTGTACGCTCACATCATGAGCGGTGGGACGGCAAAGGGTATCCTGATGGATTAGCAGAAGGAAATATTGATCTACTTGCAAGGATCACTTGTGTTGCTGATGCGTTTGATGCAATGATTTCTGATCGACCGTATCGAACGGGAATGGATAACAACCTAGCCATTGCAGTAATTACTGAGGAAGCGGGAAAACAATTTGATCCAGTGATTGTTGAAGCGTTTGTTCGTATGGCTAAAAAAGAATATATTACTCCCGACATAATCAAAAAAAGCTCCTGA
- a CDS encoding SGNH/GDSL hydrolase family protein — MKKLSLLIVIVLSIAAVILAKLQWDEKIAANGSSSVTSIKTETSGESAPAKEEKENDSEKASIMELTKNLDKEVAEKIEQAYDNGEPLHLVIFGSASSPEEGGWPSMFKEEIESTYGEGLINVTIMELADKSSSQVIEEELYKNVIGLNPDILLFESFILYDNSIIGREQRIENFKFLLDEFQSSESNPLVILQPSNPLLNAVIYPADVETAAEYAEEQSVLYLNHWDAWPDLNSQEMTDYVDNGIPTEKGHQLWADYLINYFIASEEDSE; from the coding sequence TTGAAAAAATTGAGTTTATTAATCGTAATCGTTCTTTCAATTGCTGCTGTAATTTTAGCAAAATTACAATGGGACGAAAAAATAGCAGCAAATGGAAGTTCGAGTGTAACTAGTATTAAGACAGAAACATCAGGAGAAAGTGCGCCTGCTAAAGAAGAGAAAGAAAATGATTCTGAAAAAGCTAGTATTATGGAGTTAACAAAAAACTTAGATAAAGAAGTTGCTGAGAAAATTGAGCAAGCCTATGATAATGGTGAGCCTTTACATCTTGTGATTTTCGGTTCTGCATCATCACCTGAAGAAGGTGGATGGCCTTCAATGTTTAAGGAAGAAATTGAGAGTACATATGGTGAAGGTTTAATTAACGTAACAATAATGGAATTGGCTGATAAGTCAAGTAGTCAGGTTATTGAGGAAGAATTATATAAAAATGTTATTGGTCTAAATCCAGACATTTTACTCTTTGAGTCATTTATTCTTTATGATAATAGCATAATTGGTAGGGAACAAAGGATAGAAAATTTTAAGTTTCTACTTGATGAATTTCAATCATCTGAATCGAATCCGTTAGTTATATTGCAACCCTCAAATCCACTATTAAATGCAGTGATTTATCCTGCTGATGTGGAAACGGCAGCTGAGTATGCTGAGGAACAAAGCGTTTTGTATTTAAATCATTGGGACGCATGGCCTGACCTGAACTCTCAAGAAATGACCGACTATGTAGATAACGGTATACCAACAGAAAAAGGTCATCAATTATGGGCGGACTATTTAATTAATTATTTTATTGCCAGTGAAGAGGATTCCGAATAA
- a CDS encoding DUF5317 domain-containing protein, with protein MVFDGIIIAVIVAFFRKGNLRGLSTLKLKSGWVFPLLLLIQIFIFTFQNKITLLGIMSNYMFILIYIVGMFFLWINRHYKGFTIILIGVFLNFLVMAVNGGRMPVSLDAASILDPMYAEALKTSLYGKHTAIIESTKLAFLGDIIPLSAPYPKQQVISIGDVVMNFGIFLFIQYIMVDFNKKQTTTNSSALLKGGETV; from the coding sequence ATGGTATTCGATGGAATAATTATTGCGGTTATTGTTGCTTTTTTTCGTAAAGGTAATTTAAGAGGGTTATCTACTCTCAAGCTTAAATCCGGTTGGGTTTTCCCGTTGTTATTACTTATTCAAATTTTCATTTTTACCTTCCAAAATAAAATAACACTACTTGGCATAATGAGTAACTATATGTTTATCCTCATATACATTGTTGGTATGTTTTTCTTATGGATCAACCGTCACTACAAGGGTTTTACAATTATTTTGATTGGTGTATTTTTAAATTTCCTTGTCATGGCAGTTAACGGAGGGAGAATGCCCGTTTCTTTAGATGCTGCCTCAATCTTAGATCCAATGTATGCTGAAGCACTTAAAACGAGTCTTTATGGAAAGCACACGGCAATTATTGAGTCTACAAAATTAGCATTCTTAGGTGATATTATCCCATTAAGTGCACCGTATCCAAAACAACAAGTCATTAGTATTGGTGATGTTGTTATGAATTTTGGGATTTTCCTTTTTATTCAATATATCATGGTTGATTTTAATAAAAAGCAAACTACTACTAACAGCTCTGCTTTACTAAAAGGGGGTGAAACAGTATGA